A region of the Cytobacillus luteolus genome:
TCAGCGAAAAAAGGCACTATTTTATGGTTTAGCAGGAGCATTCGTGTTCCGTTTCGGATCACTATTTGCAATCTCATTTTTAGTCAATGTATGGCAAGTTCAAGCTATTGGTGCTATATATTTACTTTTCATAGCGATTAATCATCTAGTGAAAAAGTTCTTAAAGAAAAGAATGGCAAAAGCAGAGCAAGAAAACGAAAAGCAAGGCAAACAATCTGGCTTTTGGATGACTGTGTTAAAGGTCGAGTTAGCTGATATTGCTTTTGCAGTCGATTCAATTTTAGCTGCAGTTGCGTTAGCGGTAACATTACCATTAACTAGCCTTCCTAAGATTGGCGGACTTGATGGTGGACAGTTTGCTGTTATTTTTGCAGGTGGACTTATTGGATTAATTATTATGCGTTTTGCAGCAACATATTTTGTAAAATTACTTCACCGTAGACC
Encoded here:
- a CDS encoding TerC family protein: MELSILFEYGWVLLVLIALEGILAADNALVMAIMVKHLPEDQRKKALFYGLAGAFVFRFGSLFAISFLVNVWQVQAIGAIYLLFIAINHLVKKFLKKRMAKAEQENEKQGKQSGFWMTVLKVELADIAFAVDSILAAVALAVTLPLTSLPKIGGLDGGQFAVIFAGGLIGLIIMRFAATYFVKLLHRRPGLETAAFLIVGWVGVKLSVYTLSHPELAILSESFPKSPAWKITFWVVLVSIAVSGWFLSKDKEAEEKQEVHLDKAGNA